The DNA window AGGGTACGAGTGGAGGGTCCATAGCCTCACCAACTattaaaacaagaagaaaaatcaattatCAGATTGTATACATTCCAAACTGTATGCTTGGTTATACATTCAATGTGCAGATCTTcaactaaataaaataatattttattttttatttttaatattctcCCTTTTCATTACAAGTCAAGATAGATACCTATGGTAATCATAGAGTATAAATATGCATTCCATGgctcatcattctcatcttacATCCACAGTCCAGACCATCTAAGCTCCTAGCTAAAACAAAAGGTTCAATCCTCATTAGGAGTGAATCCAATCATGTTGgcactctcttcttctttgtattcTAACTATGGCTCCTCCTGGCCTTTGGAAGAAAAAGATATGAGCCAAGTCCAGAATACAACAACATTGACACCCAAAGTCCCTTTCTTGAATAAAAATTCTGGAGAAACAGAAGAAGCTTTGGATTCATCAGCTCTACAATTCCCTTCATTGCAAACCCAACATTTGGAGTATTTTCCTTCCAGTGCCAATACCAATGATCCATCCTTAATCAAGAAACTCAACCATAATGCCAGTGAACGTGACCGCCGCAAGAAATTAAACACTCTCTATGCTTCTCTTAGATCAATACTTCCAGGGGCTGATCAAATGGTACTTCAATTAATCTTTTCCATAAAAGAAATAACTGATTTAATTTCTTAGTCTATTTCCCTTTGATTATGTTTTAGTTCCCAAATATCTAATGGTATATTTTGGATCATTGGGTAATTGCAGAGGAAATTAAGCATTCCGACCACAATTTCTCCTGTTCTAAAATACATACCTGAGCTGCAAAACCAAGTCGAGAAGCTGAAACAGAGGAAGCAGGAAATTCTATCAAGTATTCACAAGAAAGGATATCGAACCCGCATGGATAATCTAAGTAATGGGATTGTTGGAAGATCATTACCAATTGTTTCAGTGAGTCAAATCGGAGAAAGAGAAGTAATGATTCAGATATGTTCCTGTAAGAACATGAGAAGTTCAGTATCAGAGATTTTGGCTAATTTGGAGGAAGAGGGCCTTGAAGTGTTTAATGTTTCAGCCTCTGCTTCATCAGGGGAGGTGGTGTTTTACAATCTACATCTTCAGGTTTACTTTCTTTCTCAACCGTTATACTGATTCATTGAAGACAATAAATTGATTGATTTTGAGTTGTTGTTTAGATAGAAGGAATTCATCATTGGATGTAATCTAAAACTCATAATATATGATTGAACagattagagaaaaagaagggttGAATTGGGAGTTGTTGAGTCAGAAGCTGCTGTCAAAGTGCGAGAACAGAGAAGATCAGTTGTTGTTCTGATCAATAAATGGTTTTGGCTGCTAAGATTTTAATCCAAGTCTTCGGCCTGAATAGTCCTGCAGATTCATACTGATCTCACAACCCCATGGATCAGGTTATACCAGAGTTGAATGGTTACAAAAATTACTACACTAACAACTAACCATAAAACCTATCATctgaagaggaggaggaggactaGGCATGAGTGATAATTTATGGAATCTCTCATTTCTTGAACTAAAATACGATATTCTTTATTCTCTCACCATTTATGTGTACTCTCAGCTTAGCTTTTGTAAATAGAATTTCCTTTTATTCTACATCCAGAGATTTCTTTCAGATTATGATCTCTCTCAATGTTTCTATTTTGGATTTTTGCGTGTGTGTGTGGATTCGTTAGGAGTCAAGGCTCACTGGTTGAGAAGATCATTGCCAAGGTTCTGAATAGCAAATAGAAGAGTACTTGAGAGTCGAAAAATTTAACAAGATGAGGCTATAAGAATTAAGGGTAGATTCAAGGCGGGAAATAGATAAAAGTCAAAAGATTTGAATTTGAGACGTCTTGATGAGTATGGATTTTTTGTGCATCACAATTCACCAATTGCATTAAAAAGTAATTGTTAGTAGTAGACTTGAACATCCACCCGGTGAATGTTTTTCACTcttaggctttctttggtacagtttatatttgtatttattacttatttttgagaaatcatttgtgataataaattataaatcaCAAATaataatcgtttggttgccaTTTATATAATAGATTGCATAATGAAAAATAACTTTggtatatgtttaattgtagaATAAATCCTCTACTTTTGATTTCTCTTGTTCTCACagtaattttatcaaacatgtGGACTGTACAATACTACAGTGGTGAGTGGAAATTCTATGGGATTAAAGCCAAGATTTCATTGTTGATTTGTTGTTGTTCTCTTCCTCCCAAGTCCTGTTGTAATCTAATCTGAAGTCTGAGCTGCTACCAtcaaagaatttgattttgcTTTTAACAAAGTTGGGTTAATAATTTAATATAAGAAGGAGAAACTCCAACAGCGACGAAAATGGCTACGGTGGAGTTGTTGGAGGGAGAGGAGGAAAGGAAGCTGATTGACCTCAGTGAGATggctaagggggtgtttggtttggtaaatctttgggatgacattctttagaatgataattcttaattttttgagttgtttggttccactaggatgaccctcataagtgagcatcctacttcccatgaatgatcatattacaaaggatgtgttccaaatctgaatttacctcaacacttaaactcagatttgagcaaccttttcaTCACCtagaataaaaggagaaagcagaAAGACGTTCTCTACCGAAGctaatatctcaacccgcgagaaacatgtactagcctcaagacaaccaaacgatttttcagaaagaaacataattcagaagaatgtctatcaaaagattgacattcatatccaatacatacaccatttgatttaccgaatcAAACACCCCCTAAGAAAGCCGTTTGGAGCATCAGCCCCAACAAACCCGGCAACGGCATCCAGTGCCTCAGCGATGATAACCTTGATACCTTATGGCAGTTGCGTTCTCTaccctctcctctttttctctctcttgctctgTAGTCGACGATGATCCACTAGTTTTCTTCTCTTACTGATATTCTTCGCCTGGTTTTTTCATTCTACTTCCTTCCATTCTCTCCCTTGAGCCGTGTGCAGCTTTGCACATCAAAGCCCCTTGCAATTGCTCACAGCCCCCATGGAACTGAGAAAGGGGAGTGAGATTTTCAttcaaaaatctaaaattagtTGAAGTTACTAATTTATCCTTAGTTTTGAagcaattataaataaaaaaaaaaaaatgatttgtagccataaatcacaaatcgcTTTCCAGTGATTtgtaatttgtgatttattttaatttataataaaaaaaataggtatTATAAATCATACTAAAtacctataaaaaataaaaataggcagataaatacaaatataaattaaaccaaagagagccttagggTTTTATTAAAATGATGGAGATAGAGCCAATTACCTGATACTATTCTAACCGATTGCATCAGCTCACAACCAAGCGCTTTATAACATTTTCAACATTGGCTCACCNNNNNNNNNNNNNNNNNNNNTGACTTTATCGACAAAGAAGATTTGTCTAAGTCACTTCTCTTTTTGTCTAAgtcactttcctttttctttgtgaGTTTCGGGAattaaaccaaagaaagccttaGGGTTTTATTAAAATGATGGAGATAGAACCAATTACCTGATACTATCCTAACCGATTGCATCAGCTCACAACCAAGCGCTTTAAAACATTTTCAACATTGGCTCAccatttctaaaaaaaataactaaaaaaaaaactataattgTCAGTTAATATTCCACACAACCTCGATAGAGTTGATCtctcaaaaaagaaataaataaaaaaaaaatgtaatttcaaTGTTTCAAAACTTGCAAACCCCAAACCAGTCATAAGGGTCAACAAAATTAGAATAGGGgaagttcacttttttttttttttttttttttttttttttttttttttatcttacaCATAAACCTGGGGATTGTTGGATCAGGCTCCTTTGCGGCACAACAAGGGTGACAGAGCACATCCGATGACCTAGAGTATCCGGATACAGACCCCAACGCATAGGCAAGTTCCTCGAGGTGCTCCAGGCTTTTTGATGTGCGCTGCCACCTTTGTTGCGCCATAGAGGAGCCCTGCCCGGGATTGTCTAGTTTTAGTTAAGTATACCAGACTCAATTGAATGGATGAGCATAAACTGCTTATATACTGAACTATCATCAATTCCAAAAATAACAGTCATTACACCTACTAATctactataaaaaaataaaaaaaatctgattgtTAGTTAATCAAATCTACAATAGAAGTTTGCATAGAAGATGTCCatcaaaaacccaaaagtagattttttttttctaaaaatccaaatgcattaaaaaaataataataataaaggaatacaagaatcaAGACTAAAATCAGCCTCACACCACAGAAAGAGGATCCCCAACTTCAGTATTGCCATCAAGTGGAATCTCACTAGAAGATATATATATCAGGAATATCTAGTTAGGCCTCGGTTTACCTAAACctcacccaaaaccctaaccattGTAATTTGAAGGGTTAGAGCCAGGTTCAAGCCCCATGCATAATCTAAGCATGAAAAGGCTCTTCTTCTCATCAAGTATTTTTAATACACAAATGGatgaccaaatgaccaactaCTACCCTCCTATTCAAAACCGCAATTACAAATTTTGGTGCATAAAATTTCACAGCTAAGATCAGTAGTTATAGATTTACTAAGATAAAACTTTGTAACTAAAACACCACAGTTATACATTTCACAATACTTGTAACTACAGATAGAAAACCACAATTAATCCGCAGTTATAGACTACTATTATGGATTTTATGAACTTTTTACTCTAGactgtcttttatgtttatataTACTTCAcatttttctatcatttatttatttatagctTACACGTGACATTAGcaatgacatcaattaatttaTCCACATTGATAAGAAACAACAAAAGTTTTCCTACCAAAACTCCCCAtatttatttatagtttttaaCCTAGGAACATCCAAAAAATAGTCGTCGGACACTTGAACTCTCGAAGGgtcaaaatctctctctcagatatataatataatctttcatttttttttttttgaatgattcTCTAGCTCAGTTGCTGCTACGCAGTATAGGTCATTAGCATAAATCTAAAAAAGTCGACCCTCCTAACTCCTCTGCTTTTAAAAATGTAGTAATATTTAGTATTGTGATCAGTGTGACCCTATTGCACTATTTCTAGCCTCTCGTTGGCCCCCTTGTGAGTCTCTTTACCTGGTCCTTTATTGGGTTCTGCCTAGCCTATTGGGTTTGAAATCACACActcccaccccacccaaaaaaaaaaaaaaatttattgagaGCATGTACATAAGTCACATTGACAGTTTTGCATTCTATTGCAACATAGGCAGGAAAAATCGGTCATTTGATTGATAAATAGGGCTTAATTTCACATACAAGTAGGTCCTCACCTTTGCTCCCGCGCATTAAAATTTAAGCGACATACTCTCATCTattaaaattaaggaaaaaagaatatgtCTGATTGTGTGGTTCCTATGCTAGACATAGGAGCATACAAAATTAACACCCCGCCCCCTTGAAATAAAATATTCCATTTATGTTGATGCCTTTTgcatgtgctctcattggccctcgGAGACCACACGATTAGGCAACGATCTCTTACCCTAAaattaagggagagggttccttgAAAGGCAACAAGGTCCTTGTGCCAACGCTAGGGCCAAATGGAGCATTTGCGGAAGCATGACCAAGGGCAGGATTTCCATGAGGGGTGGCCTCTGCGACTGGATGCAGGGGCTACACTGCTTTTTAGGCTTCTTTCTCCCTAAAATTAAATATGGAAAATAGATGCTTATAACTAAAGTATATAATCCATTGAGCACCCTCTCAGATAATAAGATGTGAGGCACACATTACCATATCATGTGTTTTGTCATTCTTAACACCATCATTGATGTGATGTTCAGATTCTTTCTCACACTGACATTGTCAGAACCCTCTTCCAGttcaataaaacaaaaatgaatGGAATCACAAATTATAAAATATGTTATGAATTATTgaaaatataaggaaaaaaagtcTAGGTCATTTGATTGAAGTAAGATAGAAGTATTAATTGTGACGCATACTTGGTTTTCCATTTCTCAAGAGAAAATCTGAAATGTCCAGCTAATACATTGGTGTCAGAAAGGAGATAGCTAGCTTCCCATTTTAAAATGTTGTCTTCTACATCAGTGTTTCACCTCACCAAGTCAGAAGATAGTCCTAGCTGGTTCAAGTAGTATTTTTAAGTGTTTTTGGTCTATGTCGTTCTGAGCTGATTTTTgtaccaataaaaaatagtaaaatgtcTTTGAAAACTCAAGaagaaattgattaaaaaaaaaaaatatccatggACTCTTGCATTTATAGAGAGGTCAAACTAGGGAAGGGTCAAAATTTCAGTCTCCACTCTTTTGTCATTGtttggatatcaatttttaaaagataaaaaatttagAGTAGACTTAAATTTCACTAACAAGTAGGTCCTTACCTCTGTTCCCAAACAGTAAGTTTGAGTTAGATAAACACTCTCAATCATATGTTGAAATGAAGTAAAACAAAAATGCATAGAAACATAGATCTTTAAAACTGTTATGAATGATTAAAAATACTAGGAAAATTTTACCAATATTTGATTAATCATTTGGTTGAGGTAAGACTCAAAGTTTTATGTCTGAGTCATAAGAAGTTTTTGACTTCTCGTCGATAGTGGTGCAGTAAATAATACCATTTATATGGAGTCTATATGGTCAGaacaagaaaaaggggaaaacaaaACTTATAGGAAAAGGTGATAGTATGTTAACAATGCGTGaaattttttcccaaaattaatatattaatcTAATTCCTTCATGATTGTTGGATGCATTTTCCGTGATTTTGTACATTCTCTTGTTAATTTGTCTTTTAGTAATCCTTTTTCTACTTAAAAAGTATTAAATGGATGAATTGAAGCTGAACATGCTTTAGAATTGAGAATAACCTTGTATTAGAGAGAAAATTAGATAAATAAATGTTATCACCATTATGCAACTTGAACGTTGTTTACAAAATTTGATTTGATATACTCTCATTGAATGTTTCTTGGATAGATTAATCTTCTAGGAAATAAACTAAGACCATGAGCAGATCATGCACGACTATTTTAGAATCTCTAGTAATTGGAACTAACATAATAGATTAATTCATGAAGTTATAATATATCTCTATATGCTAACATAATATCTAGGCATCAAAATTTATCTCATTCCATAAACATTTGTGGTTTTTATGGATACTCATTTCatcaattttttggaaaaaaaaattcaaaataatgattaatatttatttattttggacaAGGGAGGGAGGGATGAGAAACATTTTTATAAAAGTTTATGATATTGACTTTGGACCGTTGTCCATTCCATCATGGTGGCGTATTACATATCTCATTTTTCTCTAGCAAAACATATTTCTTCATTGTCAACAAAGATACTTCctaagatgagagagagaggatcatgGCAAACCTATTTTACACAACTCAATGGAGGAGACAAGATCGACAATAACCATACTTAGTGATTCAAAGCTTTGTTAGATGGGTTATGGCCATTAAGCCACACTTATTGCAATATTGCAATTACCAgctacattttattttatttattattattattattattattattattattattattattattcttttaaagATGAGGATAATGGGTGTGAACTTTGGCACTGAGCTGGAAACTAATCTCCACTTTGTATCACTAAAACAAGAGAATGGAGTACCGTAAGATCCTCTCCTGTGGCCACTGCATACAGATATAAATGTATGAGTGGTGTCAACAATGACACTATAGGAAATTAGGAATGATGCTTCCAAGCTTCGGCAAAGTCAGCTGATTGGGCACCCttataaatcattttttatacGATCTCATACATCATACATACGTACAAATGTGGAGTGCCGTCGTGATATAAGCATGACAAACAAGTGATGCATACAAAGACAACTCAGCAAAAAGTATCTACAGTTCCAACTGGACCCATCTTTAGAGCTCCACGAGAGAAAAATATTGCATGTTGGACAAAATTCCactttgtataaaaaaaatgatggtgtttttctgtttttgttaaTGTCAAGTTTCTAGGCCTTCAGTTTGACTGGTcgaaagtagtgaagaacaTTGAATACACTGTGAGTGGTcccaagaagataagagagTTGAATTCAGAACTATACCTTTCCTGAGGCGAAAATCCCTTGCCAACTCTGCTACCCTTGGGTTaaatgttcaaaaaaaaaaaaaatatatatatatatatataaataatactcaaatttacatatttttttgtATAGATTAGGAGGCAATTTTCCTCCACGCATGAGATAAGGGTGAATTTCTTGACTATTGATTCAGACGGTGTGAGAGGGCATTGGGAACAATGAAAGAATATTATAGATTTCATACCATAAAGAAGTAGAGTATTTATAATCCAAGATTATACTAATAAAATGTACTTGAATCAAACACGACATACTTTATATTTTACGCAACGAaacatatttaatttaatttatttttattttttttatttttaatttcagagACAACAAATTCAAGAATGGAGGTTAAGGAGTAGATCCAAGGCCTTACCAACtattaaacaagaagaaaaatcaatgatACATTCCAAAATGTTGTTATACATTCAATGTATGCATCttcaactaaataaaaataatctttcaattatttatttatttttttaatatatatttaccCTTTTTATCACAAGTCAAGATCCAAAGGGTATAAATATGAAGATCCAAAGGGTATAAATATGTATTCCATGGCCGATCATTCTCATCTTACTTCCACTGTCCAGGCCCTCTAATCTCTTAGCTAAAACAAGAGGTTCAATCATGTTGGCCCCGTCTTCTTTGTATTCTAGCTATGGCTGCTGGcctatggaagaaaaaaatatgagcCAAGTCCATAATAGTACATGGACACCCAAAGACCCTTTCTTGAATCGCAATTCTGGAGAAACTGAAGCTTTATTGGACTCATCATCTCTGCAGTTCCCTTCATTGCAACCCCATGTGGAGTCTTTTCCTTCAAGCGCCATTACCAGTGATCCATCCTTAATCAAGAAACTCAACCATAATGCCAGTGAACGTGACCGCCGCAAGAAATTAAACACTCActatgtaatatcccgcttcttaaacccggtctgatttcacggttgaaccggtttaaccatgcaggaaccgagccagaggatgttagagcgagttccttatgNNNNNNNNNNNNNNNNNNNNGAAAATTAGATAAATAAATGTTATCACCATTATGCAACTTGAACGTTGTTTACAAAATTTGATTTGATATACTCTCATTGAATGTTCCTTGGATAGATTAATCTTCTAGGAAATAAACTAAGACCATGAGCAGATCATGCACGACTATTTTAGAATCTCTAGTAATTGGAACTTACATAATAGATTAATTCATGAACTTATAATATATCTCTATATGCTAACATAATATCTAGGCATCAAAATTTACCTCATTCCATAAACATTTGTGGTTTTTATAGATACTCATTTCAtcaattttctgaaaaaaaaaaaattcaaaataatgattaatatttatttattttggacaagggagggagggatgagaaattttttataaaagtTTATGATATTGACTTTGGACCGTTGTCCATTCCATCATGGTGGCATATGACATATCTCATTTTTCTCTAGCAAAACATATTTCTTCATTGTCAACAAAGATACTTCctaagatgagagagagagagagagagagaggatcatgGCAAACCTATTTTACATAACTCAATGGAGGAGACAAGATCGACAATAACCATACTTAGTGATTCAAAGCTTTGTTAGATGGGTTATTATGGTCATTAAGCCACACTTATTGCAATATTGCAATTACCAGCTacattctattttatttattattattattattatttttattttaattattttagttattttatttgttatttttattttttttaaagatgagGATAATGGGTGTGAACTTTGGCACTGAGCTGGAAACTAATCTCCACTTTGTATCACTGAAACAAGAGAATGGAGTACCGTAAGATCATCTCCTGTGGCTACTGCATACAGACAGAAATGTATGAGTGGTGTCAACAATGACACTAGGAAATTAGGAATGATGCTTCCAAGCTTCGGCAAAGTCAGCTGGGCACCCttataaatcatttttttatacgATCTCATACATCATACATACGTACAAATGTGGAGTGCCGTCGTGATATAAGCATGACAAACAAGTGATGCATACAAAGACAACTCAGCAAAAAGTATCTACAGTTCCAACTGGACCCATCTTTAGAGCTCCACGAGAGAAAAATATTGCATGTTGGACAAAATTCCactttgtataaaaaaaaatgatggtgtttttttgtttttgttaatgACAAGTTTCTAGGCCTTCAGTTTGACTGGTcgaaagtagtgaagaacaTTGAATACACTGTGAGTGGTCCCAAGAAGATAAGAGGAGTTGAATTCAGAACTATACCCTTCCTGAGGCGaaagtcccttgccaactccgcTACCCTTGGGTAAAATGTtcgtggtaaaaaaaaaatatatatatatatatatataaataatactCAAATTTACATATTTTTCTGTATAGATTAGGAGGCAATTTTCCTCCACGCATGAGATAAGGGTGAATTTCTTGACTATTGATTCATACGGTGTGAGAGGGCATTGGGAACAATGAAAGAATATTATAGATTTCATACCATAAAGAAGTAGAGTATTTATAATCCAACATTATACTAATAAAATGTACTTGAATCAAACACGACATACTTTATATTTTACGCAACGAAAcatctttaatttatttttttaatttttttaattcttaatttcAGAGACAACAAATTCAAGAATGGAGGTTAAGGAGTAGATCCAAGGCCTTACCAACTATTAAACAACAAGAAAAATCAATGATACATTCCAAAATGTTGTTATACATTCAATGTATGCATCttcaactaaataaaaataatctttcaattatttatttatttttttaatatatatatttccccTTTTCATCACAAGTCAAGATCCAAAGGGTATAAATATGTATTCCATGGCCGATCATTCTCATCTTACTTCCACTGTCCAGGCCCTCTAATCTCTTAGCTAAAACAAGAGGTTCAATCATGTTGGCCCCGTCTTCTTTGTATTCTAGCTATGGCTGCTGGcctttggaagaaaaaaatatgagcCAAGTCCATAATAGTACATGGACACCCAAAGACCCTTTCTTGAATCGCAATTCTGGAGAAACTGAAGCTTTATTGGACTCATCATCTCTGCAATTCCCTTCATTGCAACCCCATGTGGAGTCTTTTCCTTCAAGCGCCATTACCAGTGATCCATCCTTAATCAAGAAACTCAACCATAATGCCAGTGAACGTGACCGCCGCAAGAAATTAAACACTCACTATGCTTCTCTTAGATCAATACTTCCTGGAGCTGATGAAATGGTACTTAAATTAATCTTTTCCATATAAATTAGCTGATTTTTTAATCTAATTCCGTTTGATTATGCTTTAGTTCCCAAAGATCTAATGCTATATTTCCGATGATTGGGTAATTGCAGAGGAAATTAAGCATTCCGACCACAATTTCTCGTGTTCTAAAATACATACCTGAGCTGCAAAACCAAGTTGAGAATCTGAAACAGAGGAAGCAGGAAATCCTATCAACTATTCACAAGAAAGGAGATCGAACCCACATCGATAATCAAAGTAATGGGATTGTTCGAAGATCATTACCAATTGTTTCAGTGAGTCAAATCGAAGAAAGAGAAGTAATGATTCAGATATGTTCATGCAAGACCATGAGAAGTTCAGTATCAGAGATTTTGGTTAATTTGGAGGAAGAGGGCCTTGAAGTGTTTGATCTTTCAGCTTCTGCTTCTTCAGGGGAGGTGGTGTTTTACAATCTTCATCTTCAGGTTTACTTTTTTTCTTAACCTTCATTCTGATTCATTGAAGACAATATATAATTGATTTGGAGTAGTTTCTTTAGATAGAATGAATTCATCATTGGATGTAATCTAATACTCATAATATTTGATTGAACAGATTAGAGAAAAACAATGGTTGAATTGCGAATTGTTGAGTCAGAAGCTGCTGTCAATGTGCGAAAGCAGGGAAGATCAGTTTTTCTGATGGCGAGATTTTACTAAACAACTAACTGTACAACCGTA is part of the Macadamia integrifolia cultivar HAES 741 chromosome 9, SCU_Mint_v3, whole genome shotgun sequence genome and encodes:
- the LOC122089036 gene encoding transcription factor ORG2-like encodes the protein MLALSSSLYSNYGSSWPLEEKDMSQVQNTTTLTPKVPFLNKNSGETEEALDSSALQFPSLQTQHLEYFPSSANTNDPSLIKKLNHNASERDRRKKLNTLYASLRSILPGADQMRKLSIPTTISPVLKYIPELQNQVEKLKQRKQEILSSIHKKGYRTRMDNLSNGIVGRSLPIVSVSQIGEREVMIQICSCKNMRSSVSEILANLEEEGLEVFNVSASASSGEVVFYNLHLQIREKEGLNWELLSQKLLSKCENREDQLLF
- the LOC122089037 gene encoding transcription factor ORG2-like, which gives rise to MSQVHNSTWTPKDPFLNRNSGETEALLDSSSLQFPSLQPHVESFPSSAITSDPSLIKKLNHNASERDRRKKLNTHYASLRSILPGADEMRKLSIPTTISRVLKYIPELQNQVENLKQRKQEILSTIHKKGDRTHIDNQSNGIVRRSLPIVSVSQIEEREVMIQICSCKTMRSSVSEILVNLEEEGLEVFDLSASASSGEVVFYNLHLQIREKQWLNCELLSQKLLSMCESREDQFF